The following proteins come from a genomic window of Pseudomonas sp. WJP1:
- a CDS encoding CinA family protein, giving the protein MKEITQLAAELGRRLQVLNAHVTAAESCTGGGISEAITRIPGSSAWFEAGYVTYSNRQKTLQLNVPTELFSTVGAVSREVVEAMVRGAQEKSRARFAVAVSGVAGPDGGSPSKPVGTVWLAWGVDDQVFSEVQHFAGNRDEVRRQTVKAALEGLLRHAAGEIANQG; this is encoded by the coding sequence GTGAAAGAAATCACACAGCTGGCCGCTGAACTCGGCAGGCGCCTGCAGGTTCTCAATGCCCACGTCACCGCCGCCGAGTCCTGTACGGGCGGCGGTATCAGCGAGGCGATTACCCGGATACCGGGCAGCTCGGCGTGGTTCGAAGCCGGTTATGTCACCTATTCCAACCGACAGAAGACACTCCAGCTGAATGTCCCGACCGAGTTGTTTTCAACGGTGGGGGCGGTCAGTCGGGAGGTGGTCGAGGCCATGGTGCGTGGCGCACAGGAAAAAAGCCGTGCGCGTTTTGCCGTGGCTGTCAGCGGCGTGGCAGGGCCGGACGGCGGTTCGCCAAGCAAGCCGGTGGGCACCGTTTGGCTGGCGTGGGGCGTCGACGACCAGGTATTCAGCGAGGTGCAGCACTTTGCCGGTAACCGCGACGAGGTCCGCCGACAAACGGTGAAGGCCGCGCTAGAGGGGCTGCTGCGCCATGCCGCGGGAGAAATCGCAAATCAGGGGTAG